The Triticum aestivum cultivar Chinese Spring chromosome 4B, IWGSC CS RefSeq v2.1, whole genome shotgun sequence sequence CAAGCAGAGAAGAAGGAGATCCAAAATTATGATCAACAGAGATGCCAGAATCCGCGAGAACCTTAGTCAAGTGCTCATCCGAGTAAGAAAGAAAAAGAAGCCTAGTGGGGGAAGAGGTATTATGAACCAACGGAGCAGGGGCAGGAGGAATACCTGAAGAAGGGAGATAACGAGCCGCAGCACGCCTAGACGCCTTGTCAACCACCCGCAGGCCACTGTCACGGATCCGACCACTTTTGCGTGTCGTAGAGGAGGGGAAATGAATCGAAGAAGACCGAGCCGCCACCGGAGAAGCCTGGCACACCACATCACCCATATCACCGTCAAGACGGCGACACAGGCCCGCCGCAGACAGCTTGGTCCCAGAGGAAGCCCGACTACGAGCAGAGAACTTGCAAACAGAGGACTTGCGCTTGGGAAGAGAGCTTGTCGCAACGCGGCGCGGGGAAGCATGAAGATCTTCAATGCCCGAGAGCGACGGAGAGCCCGGCCGGGCCGACAAGTTGGAGCACACCCCCGACACAGGAGTACCAGCAGGTGGGACAATCGGGGCAGCCTGAGCAGACACATGCACATCCATCTGATCCTTTCCTCCTTCCTTGATCTTCGGGGCACTATCCTTGAAAATCTCGTGACTTTATGAACCCATTCCATCCCACTCAGACGTCGTGAAGTGAGGAAACAAGCCCCTGCTCATGTTGCCAGCAGTGTCACCCTCACTGCCAAGGTTATCAgctgaaggaggaggaggcgggggtgGGGATTGGGCAGTGGCATCACCCTCCACATGCACCCGAAGCCTGAAACCATCCGCAGAAGGGAAGACATCGACACAACCATGAATGCACAAGGGGTCCACAACCCAGATCTTGAGACGCACATGACCAAGGACAGAGAGAGATTCTTGGTTAACCAAGATCGGCTTGCCAATAAGAGCACCGAAGGCCATGACGAATTCTGTAGAGCGTAAGGTGGGAGGGACATCATCCACAAGGACCCAGATCTCTGAGAGGGGTGGAATAGGTTTAGCTCCATTGGTGGCCGCCTTCACCGACACAACCAATTGGTTAAGAGGGAGAGTGAAACTAGTACAGGAAGAAATCATCTTGAGGCTGCTCTTAGAGGGGAAGACCACCGCGAAATCAAAATCGAACAAGTGTTGGTTCTGTCAATCCCAGCCCCCATCGTCCCACAGTATGAGCTCATCCAAGAGGGTTTGGGTGGTAATTTTGTGGTCTTCGATCGAGATGATCGCGGCGTTGGAGAGCGCAGGAGCCACTGCCACCTGAGGGATATCACTATCAAGCACGAAGAAGGAGCAGCCAGGAAGGCCTTGGCCAAAAAGCTTAAAAGAAGCAGATTTGTGACGGTTTTGGCAGTTCACGGTCAGATGGTCGTCCTCTCTACAGATCAAGCAGAACGGGGGATTGAAACAGTGGGATTGGAAGTGGCCAGGTTTGTGGAAAGCGAAACACGTGAGATTAGGATTTGGAGGCTGGAGAGGTGGAGGAGATGGACGGGccgaaggaggagggggaggacggAGGATCCCATCGCCCAAGGGTTCAGAGGAAGGACCAGGGCCAGACGCCGGTAGCCGATGGCCGAGGGAGCCAGAGCCACCGCCCCCGCGACCCAACGAGCGCCCACCGAACCCAGACGATGGACAGGGACCGCGATAGCCGCCACGAGCCAGGGGAGCCGGGCCATgtgggggaggaggagaggaataGGCCGCAGGACCAGAGCCACCAGCAGCCGCTGCGGCCTCCCATGGATCATCCCCAGATCCGCCCGATCTAGGGGCCTCAGATACAGAGCCTGCCACGGCCGGCGCTGCCACCCTAGTGCGCTCACCGCCCTGGAACCGCTCAGACCACGCCACCCAAGCATCGTGCTCGCAGGCCGCATGCAGCCGAGCCGCCTGCTCGGCCTCAAGCTTGGAGCGGAGGGAGGCCTCGAGGTCCAGATCGGCCACCCCATCGCCCACGTCCTCCCACCGCCGCTTCATGCCTGACACAGCCTCGCTCAAAGACCCACGGGAGTGATCCATGGCAACCACCACCGTGAAAGTAAGGGAGAGAGGTGGGGGGGAGGAGATCTGCGGTAGGTAGGGATGCGGGGACGGAAACGGCGCAACTCGGAGTGAGATGCAGGAAACCCTAGAAATGAGGGGGCCGAACCCTTTCGGACCCATATATACCCAGTGCGAGCCAGGTCGGGAGGGGGGGAGACGCAGGCCGGGCTGACCGAAGCCGAGGATGGAACGAGAGCCATGCTGGGCCCAGGGCCCAAAATCGAGAGGGGGGGAATTAGAGAAAGACGACAGCGATGGCGGCCCAGCCTGAGCAGACGGCCCAGAAAGGCCCAACTAAAATGGTACGGATGGCCCACAAGCCTCACGCACAGGaaacggatctagggttggaggcggaggagaggcggccgccgtcgccgccagcgGCGCAGACACCACCGAGACCACCAGCGGCGAGGCCGCCGAAGAGCAGGAGGAGCGAGCAGGGCCGCCTGCCCGAGAGGAAACACCACCAAGAACCGCACAGCCCGGCGAGGAGAGCGTCCCCGAGCGCTTCCGTCGCCGGCCACGCCTCACCTAGAGCCAGCCCGAGCCATCTACCTCAACAGAGACCACCGGACGGCCACGGCCGCCCGGAGCAAACTTCCGAACCTTACCAGCCGCCGTCGACTCCGCCGCCAGCGAAGCGGACGGAGGAGAAGCCAGGGGGAGGGGGGGAGAACCAACCTCCAGATCGGAATCCGCATACGCCTCGTCCGACGACAAGGCCCAAAACCTGTTCCTAGCTCCAGATCCAGAAGCGAGCGAGCTAAAAGAAGGACCaaggggcgagggaggaggagcgGCGAGGGAGAGAGGCGACGGCGACTGAAGGAGGGGAGCGAGGAGGGCCGGAGCAGGGGACCGGAGCGAAgacggggagggggggagggggaggggggagaggaggaaggaggaggagaagccaTCGTGCCCATTTGTGTGCTTGGATTCAAAAGCTAAATAAAACAACTCCATGTGTTTTCCTAAAGATAACCATAGGACTCTTAAGAAATTGTCTTTTACATTTCGGCTGTTTTTATTTCCTAAGAGAACCATGACACGGTATATATGTGCCATCTTCACAAAATAAGTTGATTGTGGGCCCCATCCGGTTTCCTTTAACGTGAGCTGTTTGATCCCTCGAAACATCGACCAATATGCTTCTTTCTCGGGTGGCCCTGCCTGATGAAAGTAGTAGTCGATCGGGACTCTTCTATGTCTGTTAGCAGCGACCAAAACTCCTGCCTCATGGATACACGTACTCCTTCTAATCTCTGTCTGCTCAAACTGATTAAAAGCACTAGCGTATGAGCATTATCTTGCATGCATGCACATGCAGATCTCCCAAGGTAATGCATGCACGATCAACTTTCTCTTTGCCTCTTTGTTACGTGAGTGCATCTCTATCATATGCATGCATGTAACTTCCATAGAGGAAACATTGTGAGCGACCCGAATAACTACTGGATTAATATTGCCGGTTATTGGTGTGTTTATATCATCCTCCCTCTCTTCAAGCAAAACCGTCCTCGGGTTCGAGCCAATCACTATAGCAACAACATATTCTGTGGACTGAACGTGCGCCAAATTTTTTTCTGCGGGTTTGACTTCCTCCTTTGCTTGTTCTTGTTCCTTCACCTTCAGAAGTTGTTCTTTCCTTCAAGTCTCGAAATACTTCTTCTCAATGGCCACAAGAACATATTTTGTATCCCGTTTGACAGTGTACGTGTTGACGAGATAGTGATATGTAGCATTATTTTTCTTGTATCATGGCTCTCCCAATAACATATGACACAAAATCATTGGTGTCGGGATTACGTCACACAAAACCTCACAAGAAAATTTGCCGACTGAAAACAGTACCGTAGTTTGGTGCGTGATGTCGAGATTGTCGTAGTACCTCCTTAGTGAGTACGGTCGTCGATGTGGTGTCATCGATAGTTGCAGCTTCTCCACCATGTCGAAGCCGACCGCATTGATCAAACTATCATGGTCGATCGTTGTGGCGCAAACTTTCTCTCCGACTTTATTGTAGGTGTGAAATAGTTCAGCACCATAACCTTTCTCCTCCAGCAAAAAGTCGCCGGAGAGCCTCCATTAGTTGCTTGGTGACAACGTGCCGGCCATCTCCTCCGAAGTGCCGTGAGAAACGCcaatctctgataccacttgatgaggAGCGAACCACGTGACCCTGGTCAATCCTTTGTAGGCCTGATCTTTCATGGCGCAAACCTTTTCACCGCAAGAACTAGTCGCGGGTTTACAAAGATGTTCGTAAATCCCATGAAAACAACACGCCAACCCCTCGATCTTAAAGAATAACGTGGACAAACCGTATAGGCTCAGCTTATATTCTCCTACGCGTCGCATCGCAGGAACTCACACGTCAACAGAGATTTTTGATAAGGTTTCTCTAGACTTGATAATGGCCGACGGCCGGCACACACACGGTGTCTAATTCATCTCAAAATAACCTATGCCATTTATGCTATTACATGGCCGCACCTAGGCTTTTATACCAGCCGGAACATCTAAAGAAACTTGACAACCAAGAAATATCCTATCTCTACTATCACGGCTAAAAGCTAAAAATAATAACTCCATGACTTTTCCTAAAGATAAATATAGGACTCTTAAGAAAATTGCCTTTTACATCTTGGCTGTTTTTATTTCATAAGCAAACCATGACACGGTACATATGTGCCATCTTCACAAAATAAGTTGATGGTGGGCCCTATCCGGTTTCCTTTAACGTGAGATGTTTGATCCCTCGAAACATCGACCAATATGCTTCTTTCTCGGGTGGCCGTGCCTGATGAAAGTAGTAGTCGACCGGGACTCTTCTATTTCTGTTAGCAGCAACCAAAACTCCTGCCTCATGGATACAGGTACTCCTTCTAATCTCTGTCTGCTCAAACTGATTAAAAGCACTAGTCGTATGAGCATTATCTTGTATGCACGTACATGCACATCTCCCAAGATAATGCATGCACGATCAACTTTCTCTTTGCCTCTTTGTTACGTGAGTGCATCTCTATCATCTGCATGCATGTAACTTTCATAGGGTAATAGAGCGACCTCAATAACTACTGGATTTATATTGCCGGTTATCGGTGTGGTTATATCAGAATGCGGGGCCCGGAGCGGGCGGAGGCGAGCGCATGCGCAcggtggggggcggggggggggggggggggggagcaggaGCAGCTGCCGCAGCGAGCACGGCGCGGCACGCGAGCGGGCGGCCATGCTGGCGCGCGAGGGGCACGAGGCGCGGCTGGGCGTGGCCCTGGGTCGGCGGACACAGAAGGAGAGGAGGAGCGCGGGGGCTCAACGCCGTTGACAAGGAGAGGGACGGCGAGGCTCGTGGGGGCCATTGGGGTGGTGGTCGGCGACGGCGAGACGAGGCGACGACGGTGGCCTCGGGTGTGGGCGGCGACAGCGacggaggggaaggaagggggcgcgCGAGGGAAAGGTGGTAGGGTTAATTAGGTGGCGGTGGGTCGGCAGCGGGCCGCCGGATGGCGGCCACAGCGAGGGTTGCGGCCGTGGCGGTCATCGGGAGCGGCCACGCTTCAACCCATGTACAGGGGAGGGGCCGCAGGGGCACATGGGCCAGTGCGGTTAGACATGGGTGTGGCAGAGGTTCAGACGCCCGCAAAGCGCCCCTTATTTGTTTCCGGTTTACGGGAAGAAGTACTTTCAGGCCGTCTCATAGACCAATAGAAATCCATATTGGACGACACAACACATTCAGTCCGCATGGTTCAAACGTATGTGGGCAGTTTCACGGTGAGCATTGGAGATGTCCTAATGTTGGCCCTGTTTCTAATCAGACAGTAGGTTGGCAAAGCATTAATCTGGACTCAACTGAAGCCAATCCATATTACTCCATGTCAACACGAAATGCATGGAAATGATCCAACTATAGGTGGCAGAGCCATCTTATTGGTGCCACCACCTTCTTGTCCGTGCTCCTACCTTCCCTCCCAGCCGCCCACCACCCCCATCCATTGCCACCATGTTTGTCCCATCTCCTCTTCACCTTACACTTTCCTTTCTCCACCGTTTTGATGGTGGCCCCCCCTCCCTTCCTAACCCCGTCCCAACCATTGCCAGGGACCAGGGTGGCCACCTTCTCCGTGCCCTCTTCCCTGCCGCCGCCGTTGTCGCCATTGGTTTGCCTTGCCGGCGACAACCACTCGGCCACCCTTCAATTGTCTCGCCCGCTCCGCTGGCCGGACACACACGATGCTTCCAACCGACTGTGTCGTCTTCATTGCGCTCCTCGTGCTGCTCGGAGACGCGGCGACCGCCGTCGCTGGCATCCGCGTCGACCCTGCCATGATGATCCGGCAGCCGTTGGATTCTATCCCTACGTTCCGCGAGGCGCCCGCCTTCCGAAACGGCGCCGAGTGCGCTGGCGGTGACAAGGTGAACGTCGCCATGACGCTGGACGCTAACTACCTCCGTGGCACCATGGCCGGCGTGCTCTCCATCCTGCAGCACACAGCGTGCCCGGAGAACGTGGTGTTTCACTTCCTCGCCGCCCGGATGGACGGTGACCTCGTCGCCATGCTGCGCGCGACCTTCCCTTACCTGGACCTCCGCGTGTACCGATTCGACCCGTCGCGCGTCCGGGGACGTATCTCCCGGTCGATCCGCCATGCGCTAGACCAGCCGCTCAACTACGCGCGCATCTACCTTGCCGACACGCTTCCCCCTGATGTGCGCCGGGTTATCTACCTCGACTCCGACGTGATCGTCGCCGACGACATCCGCACACTCTTCTCTGTGGACCTCGCGGGCCACGTGGTGGGCGCACCGGAGTACTGCCACGCCAACTTCACCAACTACTTCACGGACACATTTTGGATGGACCGGGCGCTCAGCGGAACATTCCACGGGCGGCGCCCGTGCTACTTCAACACCGGCGTGATGGTGATGGACGTGGACCAGTGGCGCACCGGCGGGTACACGAGGCGGGTGGAAGGGTGGATGGCCGTGCAGAAGCAGAAGAGAATCTACCACCTCGGCTCTCTGCCGCCGTTCCTTCTGGTGCTCGCCGGGGATATCCAGGCCGTGGACCACCGGTGGAACCAGCACGGGCTAGGCGGCGACAATGTCAAAGGGCGGTGCCGGGGCCTGCACCCGGGACCCATCAGCCTGCTGCACTGGAGCGGCAAGGGAAAGCCCTGGCACCGTCTCGATGCCCGGCGGCCGTGCACCGTCGACTACCTCTGGGCGCCCTACGACCTCTACCGGCCATCGTCGCCGGTACTTGAGGAGTGAGCGGCACCTAAGCCATACGCTAGAAGAGCTAGCGTACCAATCAGTTCGTACGTGCATGCGTgcaaagagaaaaaggaagaaaaaaaaaggaggaaATTAACGAGAGatgttgatgcatgcatgcatgtcaaaTGCATCTCTTCCTATCACTTGGTGGATTGAAATGTGCACACGCAGTTGAAGAAAGGGTGGTCAAAGAAGAGAAACGATCGGTGCAGTTTCTTGGGGTGTTGATTTGGGAGATAACTTAATTAGGTGGGTGCAAATTGCTCTTGCTTTTGCCTCTTTCTTGGTTATTATCTCCCTTGGGTGGTTCTTGTTTTGTTCTGCTCTTCGTCGTTTTGTATAGGTCATGCTATAATTTTTAAAGATTAGTGTGCATGGTGGGAGGCGACGGAAATTGGTGCTCAAGAATATGTATACTATTGGTTGTGTATATATCAGTTTATGTTTATACAATGACAGATCATACAAAAAGAAACAACTAATGTTGATTGGAATCTTATTTGCCTGATAAGGCCTACTTTGTTTTCCGatatatttttatagaaggcagaatACAAATACAAGCGACTCTAACTCAGTGCGAACAACAAGTATAGTTCCAACACCATACCCAAATTAATCCGAAAAGAAGTCACCGCACACATTACAAACACAACGCAAAGGAACCTGTCCTGACCATAGCAACAATGCCGCGTTTGGACGTACACCGATCACCTCAAAGAGTAGCACCTTTAACCGGACTTCCCTTGCCAATGCACCAACCAGCCTTGATTGAAGAAGATTGCGAGTGGGTGGAGGGACTCGGTTGGCCCCGAGAAAGCCACCATCTTGGACTCATCGGCGTGGACGTACATTGCGCCCAAGAACCTTTACTCGGACTAGCGACATGGACTGGAGGACCGCATCACCAAACTTCCAAGCGATGTCTCCATCCACAATGCTCCCAACTGAGGAACGCCGCCAGGACGCCGCCATCACCGGTCCAAGACGTAGGCTTTCACCCGGGGACAGCAACCCAAACAAGAGGGGGAGATGCCGACACACCTAAgcgatgcctccaaggagggaaaCCACACCCGTAGGCGACACCCACATAATCTTAataatgttgaggatatcgcttattgTTAGCATTTCAATCGActggggattagagattaatcaAAAATAGGGTGATTAATTGATTTTGTCGGTCCACTATTAATCGGCTAGTTTTTGCTTGCAATTCCCAGGTTCCAAGCACTAATAAGTTAGAAATGGAAATAACCGTCAGTGCGCTCTAAGCCTTTAAATAGGACAACACTATGTCTTTCATGTCAAACAATGAGTTAATGAAAAATAAAATGGACAACACTATAACACATGTCCCATTGAACAGGGCCTGATGTGTCACATGTGGGAGCCTATTGAAGAGGATGCCTTGTTTTATT is a genomic window containing:
- the LOC123094758 gene encoding probable galacturonosyltransferase-like 4, which encodes MLPTDCVVFIALLVLLGDAATAVAGIRVDPAMMIRQPLDSIPTFREAPAFRNGAECAGGDKVNVAMTLDANYLRGTMAGVLSILQHTACPENVVFHFLAARMDGDLVAMLRATFPYLDLRVYRFDPSRVRGRISRSIRHALDQPLNYARIYLADTLPPDVRRVIYLDSDVIVADDIRTLFSVDLAGHVVGAPEYCHANFTNYFTDTFWMDRALSGTFHGRRPCYFNTGVMVMDVDQWRTGGYTRRVEGWMAVQKQKRIYHLGSLPPFLLVLAGDIQAVDHRWNQHGLGGDNVKGRCRGLHPGPISLLHWSGKGKPWHRLDARRPCTVDYLWAPYDLYRPSSPVLEE